The Pyxidicoccus sp. MSG2 DNA segment TGCGCCGAGCCGAGCAGCGCGTCCGCGTCTCCCGGGTCGATGGCGAGCGCGCGCGCGTAGGCGAGCTGCGCCTCGGACTCGCGGCCGAGGGCGGCGAGCGCCACGCCGCGCTCGGCGTGGGCGGCGGCGAGGTCCGGCTCCAGGGCGGCGGCCTGCGCGGCGCAGGACAGGGCCTCCTCGAAGCGGCCGTCATCGAAGTAGCGGCGGGCCGCGTCCAGCGGGGCCGTGCCCTCCGCGCGGCACACGGCAAGCGGCTGCACCCGGTGGGTGGCGTCCCCGGGCGTCATGACAGGAGCGTCGCCGGAACCCGGGGAGCCCTGGGCGCCCGGGCCCGGCGCGGCGGAGGCACCCACGGCGGACAGGGCCGGAGCGCCCGCGTCCGGCACCGCCGGGGCCGGGGCGTTCCGCTTGCAGGCAGACAGAAGGAGACAGAGGGCGAGCAGACCGCGCCGCGACATGGGCCGCCAGGGTACGGCATCACCCCGTGGGCGTGAAGCGGGGACGTGCCTGCCCGCCCGCCTGGCGACATCCCTGGAAACCCTCCGGCTTCTCATTCTTCGAGCGCCGGGAGCGTCCGGGCCCCGCGCCTTCAGCCCGCGGTGGATAGCTCCGCGAGGATTTCGGCGTACGCGGCGCGGGCCTTGTCCGCCTGGTCCGCCTTGAAGCTGGCGGCGGCGACGACGGGGTGCCCGCCCCCGCCGTAGCGGCCGGCGATGGCGGCCAGGTCGTGCTGGCGCAGCTCGGGCTTCCACGGGTTGGAGCCGAGCGACACCTTCGCGCGCGAGGCCCCCTTGCCCACCCACAGCGTGTAGCGCGCGTCCGGGTAGAGGGCGTAGGCGATGAACTTGTTGAGGCTGTCCACGCCCTCGTCCACCAGGTCGAAGAAGACGACGCCGCGCTCGTAGCGGGCCTTCGCGCGCACCAGGTCGATGTGGCCGCGGTGGCGCTCCAGCAGCGGGGCCAGTGGCGTGGCGATGAGCGGCGAGGCGGCGATGGCCGCGAGCGACTCGGACTGCATGCGGCGGATGACCTCGGGGATGAGGGCCGGGTCCTTGTTGGACTCCAGCACCGTCATGATGCGCAGCGCGGGCTCCTCCAGGGCCACCGCCATCTGCGGCGTGGGGAACTGCGCGCCGTCGATGATTTCCGCCCAGTGGATGAGCTCCGCCAGGGGCGAGGCATCCCAGCCGAAGCGCTCGCGCGCCACGTCCGCGAGGTACTTCGTGCAGCTCTTGCGGTGCGCGTCGTGGAACTTGCGGCCGCTGGTGTCCGCGCGGAAGTGGTCCTCGTCACCGGGCTGCTGGAAGGCCGAGACGTGGTGGTCGAACCACCACGTCAGCCGCGAGTCCTGGCTGTAGCGGAAGTCGACGATGACGTTCTCCTCGCCGGTGAAGACGGCCGGGTCGATGCCCTCCGCCCCCGGCTTGTGCGCGAGCCCCAGGTACCGGAAGGCCGCGTCCGGGCGGAGACGCTCCCGGTAGAAGCGCGAGAAGACGGCCGCGCTGGCGGCGCCGTCGAAGCAGCTGTCGTGGAAGAGGACCTGGACGTTCATGGCGAGGCTCCCTTATCGCAACGCGACTTCCACGTCAGGGCGGCCTCGAATCCCACTCGGGAGCATGACCCTGGAGGGTGAGAAGGCCGGGCGACAGTGGGGTCACAGTGACCTGCCCCACGGACGCTTTTGGGCAGGCGACGGAACCTTGACTGTTGAACGAAACGTCGAGATTGCGAGCCCAACTGAACGAAAAAGCTCGACAGAACGGAACACCACCCCAAAGGGCACCCCGCATTTTCACCCCGCGTATCGCGGAAACCCGCTATCCGACTGGGGAAAAGTGCGTCATGTCACACCGGGCAGGTAGTCAGGCCTCTGGCACTCCGTCTGCATATGTCAGCCCCCAAGTGTACTCACCCGTGCAGCGCGACGCGGTGGGAGGAACACATGGGCAAGAGGACGACACGCAAGAGCGGGACGCTCACCCGGCAGGGGCGAAGGGTGATGCCGTCGCTGCGGCGGACCGCCCAGCGGGCCCGGGCAGTGGCGGAGAAGGCCCACCTCACCGTGGGAGAGGTCATCGCGGCGGCCTTCGACACCTCCGGCGGAGAGCTGGGGGACGTCCTGGAGCTGGTGACCTCGCCGCAGATGACCCGGGCGCTGGGGCGCCGCATCATCCTGGAGGGATAACCCCTCCCCTTCCCCCTCCTGCCGCTCCCGGATGACGGGACGCGGGCGGGAGGGATGTCGTGTTCCCGCTCACCCGTCGGTCGCCGCCCGGACTCCGGATGCCGGCGCACTCGGGTGGACGCTCCCTCGAGGCACTTCACCGAGTTCCTGACGCCGCGGTGCGTCTCCGCGCGCACGGGTTCGCGGCCCGGCGACCACGGCACGGGCCTTCGCCTGGGTGGACGGACGAAGGCCCGCGCCCTGCTCGGTGGCGGGACGCGGGCCTCGTATGTCAGGACTTCAGACTTCCGGCGCTACCTGGGCTGCCAGCGCGGACGGTGGTCGTCGCCAGCGCCGGTCTGGAGGGTGTAGCCGCCCTTCGGATGGACGATGGCGTCCACGCCCTGAGCCGGCAGTCCCGTGGCCGGGTCTATCTGCTGGACGTAGAGCTGCCCACCCTTCACGTAGGCCAGGAAGCGGCCATCCGGTGAGAAGGACGGGAGCGTGCCACCTTCGACGAAGGATGCCTCGGCCGCCGCGCCAGAACCGTTCTGGGTGTTGATGCGACGGACGAAGATGATGTTGCCGGGCCGGTTCGGGCACAGCGTGGCCGAGGGATTCCCACAGAGCTCCGGTGCGGAGGACCCGGTCCGGTTGGAGAAGTAGGCCCGCACGTAGGCGACCAGCGAGCCATCCGGCGCCCAGGCGGGATTGGCGACGTACGAGTCGACGGACCCTCCCGGCGCGGGCTCGGTGACGGGCTCGGTGGTGAAGTCCGCAATCGTCTGCACCGTGCCGCTGGAGACGGGAACCACGAAGAGCGAGGTGTCGAAGCCCTCGGGCTTCGCCGCATCCGTCCTGAGGAAGAGCAACTGGTCGTTGACCCGGTTGTAGAGCGGCTGCTCCGCGGTAGCACCGGAGTTGGCGATGGGTGAAGGCGAGCCACTCAACGTGGACGTCGACAGGCCCAGGGTGGCCGTGCTGAACGCGAACGTCGTTCCGTCACTGGCCCAATCCGGGAACGTTCCGGCCTCCGTCGCCGACTTCACCGCGCCATCGCTCGTCGCCACCGCCGAGATGCCCGACGTGCTGCTGCCAGTCCTACGGACGTAGAGGATGGCGGTGCCCGGCTCCCACTCCATGTAGCGGAAACTCTCGGTGTTGCCGGTGCCACCATCCGCGAGCACCGTCGCCTGGTTCGCGACGAGCGGGATGTCGCGCACGACCAGCTCACCCGCGATATTTCCAGAGTTCTTGCCCGTCTCGACCGCATCCTGGGCGAACGCAATCCGCGAGCCTCCCCGCCCCCAGCGCGGGTAGCGGCTGCTCGTATCGGCGTCCGTCAGCGGGACCATTCCGGGCGTGTCGTAGCGCATGACCAGGGCCGCATAGCCCCCGTCCGCATCCATCGTGGCGGTGACAGCCAGGTGCATGGCCTGGCACAGGGACGGAGTTCCCTCGCAGCGCAGGCCCGGCAGGCAGTCAGCGGACGAGACACAGGCCTCGCCCTTGGGCACGCTCATGCTGCCCGCGTCGGTGCCGGCGTCCACGTCCGTGCCCGCGTCGGTGCCAGCGTCCACGTCCGTGCCCGCGTCGGTGCCGGCATCCAGGTACACGCCCGCGTCCTCTTGTCCCGTGCCCGCATCCTCACCGGAAGGCTGCTCCAGGGGGCGCTGCTCACACTCGTTGTCAGAGTTGCAGGTCCACTGCTGCCCTTCATCAGGCGGCCCGTTGTCGGCGCGGCAGTCGAACGCGTCGGTACACTCATCCCCGCAGCCCGTCGTGAGCACCCACAGCGCGCAGCACACCGCGCTGACAACCACACGTCTGGTCATAATGACCCTCCGAAGTACCTGGGGCCGCGTATAGCTTCACGACTCCTGGCCGCGCGGGGTTTGCCGCGCGGGAACTGGAGGCCGTGTTCCTGAATGAACGGCCATCTGTGCTGCGTGCTCAATGATCGACACCCATTGCCACCTGGATGCGACGCGCTTCGACCTTGACCGCGCCGAGGTGCTGGAGCGCGCCTGGGCCGCGGGCCTCCACGGCATCGTGATTCCCGGCGTCGGCCCGCATGACTGGGAGCTCCTGCTCGAGCTGTCGCGACAGGACGCGCGGCTTCAAGTCGGCCTGGGCATCCACCCGCAGCTGCTGCCGGAGATGCCTCCCGAGGAGGACGAGGCCGTGCTCGAACACCTCGACGCGCTGCTCTCCAAAGGCGGAGCGGCGGCCGTGGGCGAGTGTGGCCTGGACGGCCCCTCCATCCCCGGTGCGTCGCTGGAGCGGCAGGTGGCGGTGCTGCGACGGCACCTGTCGCTCGCGCGCAAGTACGGGCTGCCGGTGCTGATGCACTGCCACCGGCTGCACCCCGCGCTCATCGAGTTGCTCAAGCAGGAGGAGATGCCCGAGGCGGGCGTGCTCATGCACAGCTACAGCGGCGGCGTGGACCTGGCGCGCTTCTACCTCCAGAAGGGCTGCCACTTCTCCTTCGCCGGCCCCGTCACGTGGGCGGAGGCGCGCAAGCCGCTGGATGCGCTGCGGGCCATCCCCCTGGAGCGGCTGATGGCGGAGACGGACGCGCCGGACCAGGCGCCCACGCCCCACCGGGGACAGCGCTCCGAGCCCGGCTACCTGCCCCACATCATCGAAGGCATGGCCCGCGTCCGGGGAGAGCCTGTCGAGGTGGTCGCCCAGCAGACGACCGAGAACGCGCGTAGGCTGTTCCGGGAAGCTTTCCCCCTGCCTTCGCGGTAGGCGAGCGTCGCGTTATAGAGGACCGCCATGAACCCGCAGCCGCTCCCGTCCAACCTCCCCGAGACCGAGACTCCGCCCGCCGCCGCCCCGGCCACCCAGGCGAAGGGGGACACCTCGCTCGCCCGCCCCTTCAAGCTCTCCCGGCGCTTCGACCGGACCGGCCGGCTGCTGGGCGACAACGCGATGGAGCGGCTGGCCAACGCGCGCGTGGTGGTGTTCGGCCTGGGCGGCGTGGGCAGCTACGCGGCCGAGGGGCTCGTGCGCAGCGGCATCGGGCACCTGACGCTGGTGGACCATGACGACGTCTGCGTCACCAACACCAACCGCCAGCTCCACGCGACGGTGAAGAGCGTGGGCAAGAGCAAGGCGGAGCTGATGGGCCAGCGCTGCCAGGACATCAATCCGCAGGCGAAGGTGGAAGCGGTGCGCGAGTTCTACCGCGAAGAGGTGGCCGAGCAGATGCTGCAGGCCGGCCAGTACGACTTCGTGGTGGACGCCATCGACAACGTGAAGGCGAAGCTGCACCTGCTGCACCGCTGCGTGACGCTGGGCCTTCCGGTGGTCAGCTCCATGGGCGCCGCGGGCCGGCTGGACCCCACGGCCATCCGCGTGGAGGACCTGTCCGAGACGCACATGGACCCGTTCGCCAAGGACATCCGCAAGCTGCTCAAGCGCAAGTACGCCGTGGAGACGGACCGGCACACCGGCATCACCGCCGTCTACTCCATCGAGGCGCGGCGCATGCCGGTGACGCTCCAGTACGACGACGCCACCGACGGCTTCCTGTGCGTGTGCCCGCAGGACAATGACTTCCACACCTGCGACCACCGCACGCAGATTGACGGCAGCGTGGCCTTCGTCACGTCGTGCTTCGGCATGAATGCAGCCGGCGTGGTGGTGCGGCGGCTGGCCTCGGCGCGGTAGCCGCGCCGCTTCAGATTCAGGCCACCTGCTGCTGGCGCTGGGCCTGGAGCTCCGCCACGGCGGCCTCGCGCCCACAGGGGCGGCGGAACACGCAGCGCGCGCAGGAGGCCACGTCCTCCGTTTGCGGGAAGGCGGACGCGTCCAGCGGCGTGTTGGTGGCCACGTCCTTCAGGAGCGCGCGCATCCTCGCCACGCTCCCATCGAAGTGGCGGCGGAAGGACTCCATCGCCGCCGGGTCCACCGTCACGTCCTGCTCCTTGCCCTCGTTGAGGTACACCAGCGAGGCGCGCACCTTCTCCACCGGGACGCGGTAGCGCTGCGACACGTAGAGCGCGTAGCCGAGCACCTGCTCGTCGTACCCGTCCCGCGCCTTGCCCGTCTTCCAGTCCACCACCACCGTGGTGCCTTCCGCGTCCACGAAGGCGAAGTCGGGAATCGCGAAGACCTTGATGCCGTCCAGGGTGAAGTGCGCGAAGTCGAAGCCGGCATCCACCTCCAGCCACTGCTGCGGCTTCAGGCCCCGCGCAATCTCCGGCCAGCGCGACGCGAAGAACCACGCGAGCGCACTGCGCACCGTCTCCCAGTTCTGCTTCCACGCCTCGTCCGGCACCCCGTCGCCGTACTCGTGCTCCACCAGGCCGGTGAACTGCTTGCGGTACTTCTGGTTCCAGTACGCCTTCCCGCGCGAGTGCCGGAAGTCGTCCTGCATCAGCTTGCGCGCCCGCGCCTCCACCGTCGCCGGGTCCACCACGCGCCCCGCCTGCCAGTCGAGCAGCACGTCCTTGATGCTCTCGTGCACCACGCTGCCCGCCCAACTGAAGCGGTTGGCCAGCTTCTTCAGCACGTACAGCTCCCGCACGTCCTTCGCCGCGTCCGCCTCCCACCCGCCCCAGGAGCGGTAGTAGTAGAGGTAATATGCCCGGAGGCACTCGGAGAACTTCTCGTGGCGGCTCTTGGACCAGGAGAAGTCGTTGCTGAGGGTGGGACGCCGCATGGAAGCGGCGCATCCTAGCCCTCCAGCAGGGGGACGAGCGAGGAAACGAGCGCCCGCCTCGCGTTGAAAGACACTTGGGCCGCCGAACCTTGCGGGTAAGGTGCGCGCCGCATGAAGACCCAACCCTTGAAGGGCCGGACGGTCCTCATTGCCGGGGCTTCCGCGGGCATCGGGCGGGCGGCGGCGAAGCGGTATGCGGCGGCCGGGGCCGACGTGGTGCTGGCGGCGCGGCGGCAGGCGGAGCTGGAGGAAGCGGCCCGTGAAGTGGCGTCACTCGGAGTGAGGGCACTGCCGGTGCGGTGCGACGTGACTCGCGGCGAGGACGTGGATCACCTGGTGCGCGAAACGGAGGCCGCCTTCGGGGGGCTGGACGTGCTCGTCAACAACGCGGGCCAGGGGCTCTACGGGCCGCTGGAGGCGATCAGCGAGGCGCAGCTGCGGCAGGTCTTCGAGCTGAACGTGTTCGGGCTGTGGCGGATGACTCGTGCGGCGCTGCCGCTGTTGCGCAAGCGCCCGGGGGCGCAGGTGGTCAACGTCAGCTCGGTGCTGGGCCACCGGGGCCTGCCCATGCTGGGCGGCTACTGCGCGTCCAAGGCCGCCGTGAATGCGATGACCGAGTCGCTCCGCGCCGAGCTGGCCGCCGAGGGCATCCGCGTGCTGCTCGTCTCGCCCGGCCTCACCGAGAGCGAGTTCCGGGAGAATCGCCTGCACGCGGAGGGCTGGAAGCAGGACGCCATTCCGCTGAAGGCCATGTCCGCCGAGGAGGTCGCCACCGCCATGGTGCGCGCCAGCCTGCGCGGGAACCGCGACACCGTGCTCACCCTCCCCGGCCGCGTCATGGTGCTGGCCAACCGACTGATGCCCGGCCTGTTCGACCGCGTCGCCCGACGCCTGGCCGCCGATGCAAGTCAGCCGAAGAAGGAACCATGAGTCTCCGCGGTCCCCGTACGAAGCGGGCCGGGTCCGAGCAGGCCCCGGCTTCCGATGTGCCTCTCGACGCCACGGGTCCGAAGCCGCGCGCGAAGGGCAAGGTGTCCGCGCGGAGCCCGGGCGCCGTGGAGGACAGCGCCCCGTCTTTCACTGCGACTCCGGCCCGCCGCGCGAAGCGCACCGCGTCCGCCGCGCCCATCGCCGTGCCGGGCCCCGAGCACCTCGCTTCCGTGCGCGGCCCGCTGCTCGGCTGGTACGACCGCAACAAGCGTGATTTGCCGTGGCGACGCACGAGGGACCCGTATGCCATCTGGCTGAGCGAGGTCATGCTCCAGCAGACGCAGGTGTCGACGGTGATTCCCTATTGGGAGCGCTTCCTCGCGCGCTTCCCCACTGCGCTCGCGCTGGCCGCCGCGCCGCTGGACGACGTGCTCGCCGGGTGGAAGGGGCTGGGCTACTACAGCCGCGCTCGCAACCTGCACCGCGCCGCGCAGGAGGTGGTGTCGCGCTTCGGCGGCCGGCTGCCCGCCACCGCCGAAGAGTTGCTCACCCTGCCCGGCTTCGGCCGCTACACCGCGGGCGCGGTGGCCTCCATCGCCTTCAGCGAGGAAGCGCCCCTCGTCGACGGAAACGTCGCCCGCGTGCTGTCGCGCCTCTTCGAGGTGGAAGGCCTCCCCGGAGACCGCGAGCGCGAAGCCACGCTGTGGGCCCTCGCCACCGCGCTGGTGAAGGGCGAGCGGCCCGGCGACTTCAACCAGGCCCTCATGGAGCACGGCGCCACCGTGTGCCGTCCGGAGAGCCCGCTGTGCCTGCTGTGCCCCGTGCGCGATGCGTGCCTCGCCTTCCGCAAGGGCCGTGTGGATGAGTTGCCTCCCGCCAAGGTGCGCGCCGCACCCAAGAAGCTGACGCTGGCCCTCGCGGTGTGGCCACACGCGGGCACCCTCCTCTTCGCCCGCCGCGCGGACGCGGGCCTCTTCGGCGGCCTGTGGGAACTGCCCGCCGCCGAGGTGGACGAAGACCTTCCGGCCGCCGACGCCACCTCGCGGCTCGCGGCGGCGCTGGGCACGGAGGTGAAGCTCGAAGGGGCGCTCGGCACGGTGAAGCGACAGCTCACCCACCGCGACCTCACGCTGCGCCTGCTCCGCGTGTCCGGCCCCCAGCGCCCCACGCTCACGCCCGCCTTCCAGGAGCTGCGCTGGTGCACTCCCACCGAGGCCTCCGCGCTCGGCATGAGCACCGCCATGCAGCGCGCGCTGGATGCCGCGCTCGCCTCGGGCGTGCTGCGCGGGGAGTGACGGCGACAGAGGCCCCGCTCCGCACGTGTGGCTCGCGCTCACACGGTACGGCAGGGGCCCTGTCCAGCACGCGACACCGCCGCGTTCATCCTGTTGCTCCGAGAACCCCAGCCCCGGGGGGTCGGTTCCGCGCGCGCACGTGGGAGCCCCACACTCCGCGCCTCACACCCCTCTGGAGGAGGCTCCCATGGCACGCAATACCGCCAACAAGCAGACCCCCCACACGCCGGCGAGCATGCCCGCGCGCTCCACGAACACGGAGCCCATGGCTTCGTCGCCCCGCAACAGCCCCACCCACGAGCAGATTTCGCGACGGGCCTACGAAATCTTCCTCGCCCGCGGTGGCACGCCCGGCAACCCCGAGCACGACTGGTTCCAGGCGGAGCGCGAGCTGCGCCTCGGCCGCCAGTAGCCACTCACCCCTCAGTGGGGATTGGGCATCTGGCGGGCCGCGGGACGCTCCGCCTCGAGCGCCCCGCGCAGCCGCCGCTGCGCCGCCTTCAGCTCCTCCAGGATGCGCTCGGCGTCCACCACCGAGCGCATCGCCAGCCCGCACGCGGGCGTCAGCACCACGGTGGACACCACCTGCGGGAAGGTGAAGCCGCGGGGCAGCGCCGCCTTCAGCGACGCCTCCACCGAGTCCACCAGTTCCCCCACCTCGTACGCGGACGCCAGGTCCGTGGGGACGATGCCCAGGCTGAGCGTCGCGCCCGACGTGAGGAAGCGCTCCAGCGCCTCGCGCTCCTCCACCATCGCATCCAGCGACAGCCGCACGTCCAGCGACAGCAGGTCCGGCTGCACGTCCAGCAGCGCGCCCCAGTCCGTGTTGCCGCAGCAGTGCACGCCCACCAGCGCGCCCTCGCGCTGCAGCGCCACCACCAGCAGCTTCAACTCCTGCAGCGCCAGCAGGTGCCGCGGCTGCGTGCGCTGGAAGGCGTAGAGCCCCGGCTCGTCCAGGAAGAACAGCGGCGTGGTGCCCGCGCGCCGCAGCGCCTTCACCATGGCCAGCGAGCGCGCCAGCACCAGACGGAAAATCGCCTGGTCCAGCCCCGGCACCTCCAGCGCGGGCTGCCCCGTCGAGACGCGCGCCACCGAGCGCACCGTGAAGGGCCCCGCCAGCTGCGCCTTCGCGAAGGCCAGCTTGCGCGTCTCCACCTCCCACAGGAAGGGCCTCCAGGCGCGGCACCCCTCCGGCGAGGGCTCGTAC contains these protein-coding regions:
- a CDS encoding DHH family phosphoesterase, producing the protein MNVQVLFHDSCFDGAASAAVFSRFYRERLRPDAAFRYLGLAHKPGAEGIDPAVFTGEENVIVDFRYSQDSRLTWWFDHHVSAFQQPGDEDHFRADTSGRKFHDAHRKSCTKYLADVARERFGWDASPLAELIHWAEIIDGAQFPTPQMAVALEEPALRIMTVLESNKDPALIPEVIRRMQSESLAAIAASPLIATPLAPLLERHRGHIDLVRAKARYERGVVFFDLVDEGVDSLNKFIAYALYPDARYTLWVGKGASRAKVSLGSNPWKPELRQHDLAAIAGRYGGGGHPVVAAASFKADQADKARAAYAEILAELSTAG
- a CDS encoding TolB family protein — translated: MTRRVVVSAVCCALWVLTTGCGDECTDAFDCRADNGPPDEGQQWTCNSDNECEQRPLEQPSGEDAGTGQEDAGVYLDAGTDAGTDVDAGTDAGTDVDAGTDAGSMSVPKGEACVSSADCLPGLRCEGTPSLCQAMHLAVTATMDADGGYAALVMRYDTPGMVPLTDADTSSRYPRWGRGGSRIAFAQDAVETGKNSGNIAGELVVRDIPLVANQATVLADGGTGNTESFRYMEWEPGTAILYVRRTGSSTSGISAVATSDGAVKSATEAGTFPDWASDGTTFAFSTATLGLSTSTLSGSPSPIANSGATAEQPLYNRVNDQLLFLRTDAAKPEGFDTSLFVVPVSSGTVQTIADFTTEPVTEPAPGGSVDSYVANPAWAPDGSLVAYVRAYFSNRTGSSAPELCGNPSATLCPNRPGNIIFVRRINTQNGSGAAAEASFVEGGTLPSFSPDGRFLAYVKGGQLYVQQIDPATGLPAQGVDAIVHPKGGYTLQTGAGDDHRPRWQPR
- a CDS encoding TatD family hydrolase, with the translated sequence MIDTHCHLDATRFDLDRAEVLERAWAAGLHGIVIPGVGPHDWELLLELSRQDARLQVGLGIHPQLLPEMPPEEDEAVLEHLDALLSKGGAAAVGECGLDGPSIPGASLERQVAVLRRHLSLARKYGLPVLMHCHRLHPALIELLKQEEMPEAGVLMHSYSGGVDLARFYLQKGCHFSFAGPVTWAEARKPLDALRAIPLERLMAETDAPDQAPTPHRGQRSEPGYLPHIIEGMARVRGEPVEVVAQQTTENARRLFREAFPLPSR
- a CDS encoding tRNA threonylcarbamoyladenosine dehydratase; this translates as MNPQPLPSNLPETETPPAAAPATQAKGDTSLARPFKLSRRFDRTGRLLGDNAMERLANARVVVFGLGGVGSYAAEGLVRSGIGHLTLVDHDDVCVTNTNRQLHATVKSVGKSKAELMGQRCQDINPQAKVEAVREFYREEVAEQMLQAGQYDFVVDAIDNVKAKLHLLHRCVTLGLPVVSSMGAAGRLDPTAIRVEDLSETHMDPFAKDIRKLLKRKYAVETDRHTGITAVYSIEARRMPVTLQYDDATDGFLCVCPQDNDFHTCDHRTQIDGSVAFVTSCFGMNAAGVVVRRLASAR
- a CDS encoding PD-(D/E)XK nuclease family protein yields the protein MRRPTLSNDFSWSKSRHEKFSECLRAYYLYYYRSWGGWEADAAKDVRELYVLKKLANRFSWAGSVVHESIKDVLLDWQAGRVVDPATVEARARKLMQDDFRHSRGKAYWNQKYRKQFTGLVEHEYGDGVPDEAWKQNWETVRSALAWFFASRWPEIARGLKPQQWLEVDAGFDFAHFTLDGIKVFAIPDFAFVDAEGTTVVVDWKTGKARDGYDEQVLGYALYVSQRYRVPVEKVRASLVYLNEGKEQDVTVDPAAMESFRRHFDGSVARMRALLKDVATNTPLDASAFPQTEDVASCARCVFRRPCGREAAVAELQAQRQQQVA
- a CDS encoding SDR family oxidoreductase, with amino-acid sequence MKTQPLKGRTVLIAGASAGIGRAAAKRYAAAGADVVLAARRQAELEEAAREVASLGVRALPVRCDVTRGEDVDHLVRETEAAFGGLDVLVNNAGQGLYGPLEAISEAQLRQVFELNVFGLWRMTRAALPLLRKRPGAQVVNVSSVLGHRGLPMLGGYCASKAAVNAMTESLRAELAAEGIRVLLVSPGLTESEFRENRLHAEGWKQDAIPLKAMSAEEVATAMVRASLRGNRDTVLTLPGRVMVLANRLMPGLFDRVARRLAADASQPKKEP
- the mutY gene encoding A/G-specific adenine glycosylase, which translates into the protein MSLRGPRTKRAGSEQAPASDVPLDATGPKPRAKGKVSARSPGAVEDSAPSFTATPARRAKRTASAAPIAVPGPEHLASVRGPLLGWYDRNKRDLPWRRTRDPYAIWLSEVMLQQTQVSTVIPYWERFLARFPTALALAAAPLDDVLAGWKGLGYYSRARNLHRAAQEVVSRFGGRLPATAEELLTLPGFGRYTAGAVASIAFSEEAPLVDGNVARVLSRLFEVEGLPGDREREATLWALATALVKGERPGDFNQALMEHGATVCRPESPLCLLCPVRDACLAFRKGRVDELPPAKVRAAPKKLTLALAVWPHAGTLLFARRADAGLFGGLWELPAAEVDEDLPAADATSRLAAALGTEVKLEGALGTVKRQLTHRDLTLRLLRVSGPQRPTLTPAFQELRWCTPTEASALGMSTAMQRALDAALASGVLRGE
- a CDS encoding DUF2934 domain-containing protein produces the protein MARNTANKQTPHTPASMPARSTNTEPMASSPRNSPTHEQISRRAYEIFLARGGTPGNPEHDWFQAERELRLGRQ